The window TGATCTCCGGCTTTGCAGATTCATTATGTTTCTGTGAGACGTCCAAGGAGAGCCCATTCCAGTATTGTTAAATTGCATCTGCCCGAGGCTACCCGAAGAATAACTATGCGAAACACCACTTGTTGAGGATGGGTGTAACGATGATGATTCTGCAAGCTCGATTGCACTTCCCCCAAATCCATGAGCTGCACCAAATGGTTTCGGATTTGAACCGCCAGTTGTTGGACTAAGTGGCGTCTTTACCTTTCCATCCCCGCCTGCAACAACacttaaaattcagtattcaGCAACACGCTTAAACTGTAATGCCAAGAATGTAAGAAATTTGGGTGCTTTAGTACCTGAGTTTGCAGACCATCGCTGCAACCATGACGGAGATGGCATATGGAGAAGAGATGTAGAAGGTGCACTACTCTGCCTGAAAAGGGGGATATAAGGTCTCTGTACAAATCTTGGAGTCCAATTTCCAACGCAAGATAATGCACAAAGCAAGAAAATCATTGAAATAAACATCAATGCAAAGAGAATGACAGGATTTATTTTCATATCTAGTATCTTGTAGCCACGAAAATCCATTCTTGTTGAGAAGACCTTCCCAGCTTCCAAAAGGGCAACCCCAAGAGTCCATGTAGTGCTCCCTGAGCCAATGGATACTTGGGTGTCGCTAATGTGCAAACCGTCTCTTAATAATGAAACGATGTATGGCGATCTGAAACAATACTGTTCTATGAAGGGCTGAGGTGCAACACTTTTCTTTGCAATGCTCCAAGTTTTCTCACAAAACTCCTGGCCCTTCTCCAAGACATCATCAAGGGTAGCTTCCAAACTCAGATTAAAAAACCGATATACGACAAAGAAACCAGACATCCCATGAAATTGGCCATGTGGACGTGGCAGATTATTGACGAGAGCACATGGCTGTTGTTCACAGTCAATACCCGGGTTAAGATCTGACCATTCCGATAAGTTGACGGCAATTTTCGCAAGTGCCTTACACTCACCCCATTTGGGAGCACCAATAAGCTGGATAGGAATCCTCTGCTTCCGGGCTTGAACCATATATTTTCCACCATTCATGGGACTACCACCTTCATGATAAATTGAAGCACACAGTGAACATAAATATTTCTCTTGATAACCGGATAGCAAACACGGATgctcaattttaatatttcctTTCAAAGGATCAACTTTATGGATTTCAGTTTGTTTCTTGAGAAGATGCGCCACAGATTTGTCAAAAGCATCGTTGAGACCATAGCCCGAGAGAGAATATGCACTCAGGTGGTGACTAACAGGACCTATACTCAGCCTTAAACTAGTCTCGTTATTCACATAATCTTTACTCTCAAAAGTGACCTGCAACGATGAGCCACCCAAGTCAAGAGCCCCAAAAGTTGCTTTTCTGGGGACAGCCCCCAAATTTTCTGTATGATAATTTAAAGCTATCCATCCAAAATATGCTTCTTCCATGCCACTAATGGTCTTAATCCATTCTCTCTGGCACATGAAGGATGAACCTTTTAGAATGGTCCATGCGGTATTTAGAAGCCATTCTGAATCAGGACTTGAGAGGCGGCGAACACCAGCTGTAGCATAAAGGAAAAGGGAAGTGGTCTTGTGTGCATTCTTTGGAATTTGTTTTTCAGCCCACTTAATCAGTGGTTTTATTGCACCAGTCAAGCCAGATACATTATGCACCAATCTGTCAAAACCTGGTTCAGTCTCCATTCTGTTGTAAGCACGGCCACTCTGCGAATTAGGCTTTCTCCGAAGAGCTTTTGGCAGTGAAGTCAATGTGATAGGGAGTTCCCCTTCACTCTTTTGGTTCATGGAAGCCTGATATACATAAACTCGTGTCCCAGTGCTCCCACAATCGAGGACAACAAAAAATTTCGACGTTGCTTGAGACCAATTAGTGTAGTAAAGCTTGAAGCCAAATACAAACAAAGCAGCTAACAACAAGCAGAGTGCAACTGTAATCACTCTCACCCATTTTCTCCGTGCTAAAGGTGTGGTTTGCAATGACTTGTGCTTGGAGAAACTCGAACCAAGATTTCCTCTTGGTAAAGGAGGATGTGATTGTTTTGCATGGTTCAAGCTCACATCCAATACATGATTAGCTTCTTCTGGATCAAGTCGGTTATATGTGGAGAAATCTTGGAGTGACGATGATATACGCATGTAAGTCTTGGGCTCATAGCCAGTAAACGAATACGAGTGGGCAGAACTTATTTCAGGAGATATGGATGGACGATTGGACGGCTTGGTGCTTGATAAATGACTTTTTGCAGCCGAAAAAAGTTCCGATATCCTATTTAACACCATATCTGCAAAAAGCTTCTACTATCCTCTCAAATGATAGTTCATTCCCCAGAATTCGTATTCATATACATTCATGAAACACTTCCTACACCTTTCATAACTTGATACAACCTCAAATGTAATTAACTTTGTTACACCTCATCTATAACACTgcataaatgaaaatgaaaaaaacttgAATCAATACTATATAGAGCTAGGTAAGACAATGTAAAGTGTAAACTTTAATTTCTATTTTGGAACCTATAATGCCGGAACAGAAATTATTCATTCCAACTATTAGCCCTGGTCGTAATTAAGCAGATGATAACAAACTGATAAAGTTTGAATCTTAAAATTTCTCAATCTTATCCAAATCACACCCATTAGGTAATTAATCGAAATATGACTTACCCTGCTATTGAAAATGAAATGTACAGAGAATGGGTCGTGACATTTGTGATTTGTAATAGATCGGTATCCACCGACGAGTTGCAATCTCGACGTGGGTATTTGAAGGGAGGAAAAAGACAGCTTGAGATGATTGGGTTTCTAATTGTACCCAAGAGTAATAAAAACAACCTctttctccttctcctcctctGCAGACTGCAGTCAGAGCTGTAGATCTAAAGATTACGTTGCCAAATGAAGATTAGTTATCATAGATGAGATTGGTTCAAGTGATGGAAACTCCGGCTGACTGATCGTCGTAGTTGATGAACAGATCTGAAGGCGGGCGGGGAGTGACACTAATGGGGAGAGGTGGTAATGGTGGCGAGCGTAAAGTTGGGTTTTTTTTCACCCACTCTGTCTGTCTCTTGTCTCTGGACTCGTAGTACTCGGACCGGGTCTGGGTTTAGGAACCCAACTGATTCAAGGGCTAGTTTGATAGACCTCAAATTTGTAAATTACAATCTTTTGTGTTTCGTTGTTTACTATTATTTGCCGAAGGCATATTATTTTTGTCAAACAAACAACCTTGAAACTATGAAAATGTTTGTTCATTTCCCTAGGATGAATgtaaaacttttaaaacaaaatataatatatgtcctaaacttttttttaataaattgacttttttttctttttttatctaaataaatatttttttaactaactttccttctttttattatattattgtttaaatataacttttaatttcttGTTCATAAGACTAAACtacactttaattaattatatattattttatttttaaaattgatttttttataaataatttatagttgtttcattaaaaataatcttaaaaggaatcattataattttttttattattttgggcAAAACAAACTTTTGtctcaacaaatataaaataacataatccaattaaataaatttattaatcaaaattatatatagattttttttagagtACGACGAGAATTACTAGGTGATGTCCGAAATTTTGGATAGTTGtggaaattttttatttaggcctaaacataagatttttatatGAGAAGAGAGTGGGTTGCTCGGGATTTGAACCCGAAACTAGTCGGATGGAGTAGATAATTTCCTTATTATATTTGTGTGGTAATTAATCAGATTATTTTGGAGAGACTATCTAGTTTGAGAGAAACCGTCAAACCTTTAATGATTGTAGTCGTTTAATGCATATCACTcgtaatactattattataacgattttagagatttgtttcaaaaatcgGTGGAGTCGgtagaattaatttttttcgaATATTTTCAAGCTCGATAATCGattgaaaaatgtgtttatattatttttttatattttttttattttcttatgtcATCTTTTTCTAATTAACACAAACAAGATTGAAATGAATTTAACTAACACGTCTTGTATCGGATAGTCATCATGCTATACGAAAATCAATGCTTAAAACATTGGCACGTTTCCTTATTTGGTTGAGTTTCCGAGATCGAGACTCTTATCCATATATAAGTAATATCGTCATTTAATGAATGTTTCGCCAAACTTATTCAATTGTCATCTTGCTCTTgtaaacattttttcatttttctccaCCTAAATTTAACAGGCAATAACTCCTAAAGTCCTTTTAAAACATTAGCCAAAACACATGATCTTTTTTACTTTTCTAGCATCCACAAAGATAAAATAGATGTTTATTATATAGAGAATAAATATGACAGTTATAACTCATTATGCATTGCCCAATTTGAATGGTCTCGTATAAGACCTTTTCTGATTTGATTAGAGATAGAAACATCAACTATACATTAATTATGTTGCCCTTTTTCTCCACTTTGAACCCTAAtaaaatctcaatatatatacatataaataaaataatttcttttatattttatataaaaaaattaatttattttatttttatcttaataataatataaattttatatcttaaactatttattttctttaaaaatgttacttttttttttaaatagtagaAATGTTGCTTCAAGGagatttttaaagttaaataaaataaaataaaaaatctctaaaTTAGAAGAAGAGAGATAACGTGAATTTTCATGCAActaaattaacatttataattcattatgcGATTTTTGATCTGAATTGTCATGTAAACGATTTTTCTCGATTTGACCAATAGTTGACCGAGAATGGAGTGAGGATGATATTTGAGTTCTCCGTCCCGATCTTACCCCAATTTTTTCCTGaatactaataaacacaatatatttatttttatattttataaaaattataagtttattttttataataatataaattttcatatattacaagttaatataattttattaatttttaaaattttttataggTAGCGTTTTAAGTGATACAAATTATATtgggtataagttgtatagaaatataaattgataatattacTTGTATAGGATATTGATATTTGGCATGAATAATAAGAAatggtataaattgtatatagtttataattttgtgtttgatatatAGTATAAGAATGTAGTATAAATTGTgcaaatatgaatttaaaattattattattattattattttatgtatttatttatattataaataatattatttattattataaattattatactgttttttttataataatataattttaattaaaatataaaataataattataatattaacgataaattatatttatttaattcaaatattattaataattataataaaataaacttaaaataaaaataatatataatataaacaaaattatttataatataagtaaatatagaaaataataattaataaaattattgttataaatatatattttttaattaaaatattgaattattttaaaaaattatattaaaaatgattatatataataataatattaaaactaaataaaatatatttaatatattatataataataaattatatataatattaataaagaatataataaaaaattaaaaattaagtaatataaaaataatattgtatatatgaactaattactattttataataaatatgaaggtataaattatataagtttataaatttatttttttaataaaaatataaccaatatcatattaaaacattattcatatagtttatattatagGAACGAAGTTATACGgattattatttcatattaaacACTATTTAAGAATAGGATAAAACGATAACTTGTGAGAATTCtttgaaatcaaatataacagggatgttagtaaaataaaatctcGATTGTGAATGAGACGGAAATGATAAAGCCATTTTCTGCCCCAATCTCACGTTGTCATCCCTACTCAAAACCCCCCTCGAtagaattcaaaatataaagtaacaaacaaatatatatgcAAAGTTGAAGGGTACAAATagtatttgatttatttttctaaaattaattagatacaataataataataatataagcaTATTCTCTTGTATATctatctctttctttctttctctctctctttcttgcTTATTTTCATTTCATCTCTTTTGTTCTCATCCGTTTTACTTGCAGATTTTCTCTCTAAgacctcctcctcctcctttcCAATTGTCACCATCATTCGTAACGATTACAGAACATAAACCAACGCTCCTCTTTTTCCCGATATTGTTGCTAGATTCGTTTTCCGGTCAGGGTTTTCCGCATGGATCTATGGTCTATTTACCTTAACAATGCCAACCCAACTCCACTTCTGCTGAGAAACACGGCTCCTGAGATACCCATCACCTACAATTTCCGAAAGACGCTATCTTATCGACTCGACACTGCCCGCATCTTCGGGATCAGAGATTCCAAACGAAACAATGTTTGTAAGCATCGGTCAATTGCTCTCAGAGCTATTGGAAAGAAGAATCATGATGACTCCAGTTCATCCTCATCAGGTAtctttttatctttcttatGTTGCAGTTATTTTCAGGCTGAATTTGAATTTCCTCTTTGAAATTGGAAGGATGTTTCTCGTAGGATTCTCTTGATAGTTGAGTGTTGAAAGGGTAAGATGAAGATATGAAATTTACTATGATACAAATTTGTTGACCTTTTGAATTTGACATTTGATGATACGAAGAGATCTAAGCAatttagtttttctttcttaCTGTAAGTTTACTACTATTATCTGAATCTGTTCTTGTCAAGCTTTTCATGATTGAGAGTAGAATTTTGATATGGATAGACAAATTTATAAAGGACTGTGAATGAGATTCTAAGAATGGTTCTGAAATTCGAGGATTATATATTGATTGATCAGAAAAGGCTTGAAAAATGCAATTTGTGTGCGATAGAGAGAAATACAGATATTGATATGCAAAAAGTTATCATCATAGTTTTGGTTGAGCCTCTTGTCATTGTCTGCTTATCATTAATGTCTACTATTTAGTATTTTTGTGGGGGCAGAGAAGATATTATGTACAATGTTTGATTTGCAGGGAACAATGATAATTCAAATGCAGAAGATGACATGAAACAGGAAGATGCTTCTGTAGAAGACAAGAAATCTAAAGAGGAAACGCCAAACAGTAAAACATTAGACTGGAGAGAATTCAGGGCTTCTCTTTTTTCTCGAGAGCAGGTATTACATGCTTTTGTTCACGTGCTTTGTTTCTAGATCCATCGAACATGCTTAAATATATGATGTTTCAGTCTCATCAATTCATTAGATACCCGCAGGTGCATGAAATTTAGTCTTGTGCTTGATGATAGTCCATTAGGGAGAAAATCATTATTTAAGTAAAACTGCATATTCTGTTCTGGCTTTGCTATGTAAAGTTATTAGCATATACTTGATCTACATTGGCACCCTGGCATAGTTATAAAACATCAATTGGCGAAAGAGGTGGGAATTCTTCTGCCAATCTGCAAATCCAAATGACCCCTAATTCCATTATCATTCATTTAATTGATCAAATCATAGTCTAAATTACCAAATTACATTTACTTTATTCtctaatatcattttaaatattaaatataaaagatattttagttatttaactcaaattaatccactttttcatcaaacaaaaagaaaaaaattactttgaaaaACACCCTACATCAAAAGAAGCTCTTAATTTCAGGTAGAAGCAATAAGGTTAGGGTCCCCTGAGCAAGATGGGAACCATCAGCAGTCAAAACCTCTAGGCCTCAAATGGGCTCATCCAATTTCATCTCCTGAAAGTGGGTGCGTTCTTGTAGCCACTGAAAAGCTCGATGGGGTTCGCACGTTCGAAAGAACTGTGGTTCTCCTACTGAGGTCGGGGACGAGACATGCCCAAGAGGGACCATTCGGAGTGATCATAAACCGGCCTCTACACAAAAAGATTAGACACATGAAACCAAGTAACCTTGATCTCGCCACAACCTTTGCTGATTGCTGCTTGAATTTTGGTGGGCCGTTGGAAGCGAGCATGTTCCTATCAAAAACTGGGGAGAAAACAAAACTTGCTGGGTTTGAAGAGGTGATTCCAGGTCTGTGTTTTGGAGCTAGAAATAGCTTGGATGAAGCTGCTGGATTAGTGAAGAAAGGGGTGCTTAAGCCTCAAGACTTCAAATTCTTTGTTGGTTACGCAGGATGGCAGTTAGATCAGTTAAGGGAGGAGATTGAATCAGATTATTGGTACGTAGCCGCTTGCAGTGCGGATATGATATTTGGAGCAGTGCAGAATTCGTCCCAGGAGACTTTGTGGGAAGAAATCTTGCAGCTAATGGGTGGTCATTATTCGGAACTGAGCAGGAAACCTAAGCAGGATATGTAACAAGTCACTTTTGTGTTGATAAAACTAGAGGAGCTTCTCTACAAAGAAGAAGAACCAAAAAGTATTTGTTGCTCTCTAACTGTATAGAAAATTGATGGTGGGGATCCTTTTCTTGATCAGTTAGTCTTtcatcctcctcttcttcttcttcttcttctttcttttcctttttcagATATAGGTCAATAGCTAAGCCTCTTTTGTAATTATATCCCAAGTAAGCACAGATCAGATCCAAATAAGGAGATCTTGGGAGCTGGTTTGATCACATTGCAAGTTACAACTTATTATGCTCatgttttagtttgatttgttcttttatgtaaaatatattctAGTCATATTTTTAAGCCATTTATTAAAGGCCCTTCTCCTACTTCTCCAAATCTTTCTACCTCAAAACTCGGATGCCCTCGACATAACTCTATCATCAAACAGACCGTGGGCACTTCAATCCATGCGATGTTCGATCTTCGAATCTTTCGATCATTCTATCTTGATAAATGATTATCCCCTCATCTAtgcaaatcaaacaaattatttgaaactaaGTTCTATCTTTTCAAGCTTCATTTGTGGTGGGcttacacacacacacaaaagAGAATGTTGTCCaaggtgctgatgatggtggcACTATTTTCTCCTTTGGTCCTTGGTTATTTACAACTAGTCATTCTGGAAGAGAGCCAATTAAGGTTCCTATTATTTACAACGTAGTCGAACACACACAATGTTGTCCCGTGTAGCAATACAATTCTAAGTATTATTTGCGAACATTGGTTGtacatttgaatgaattattataaatataattatacttattTTCAAACTTTGGCTACATTTCTTCTCTAAtcaatttaaaaagaaaatctgTGATTATCTTGAAAAAGAAGATTCAAAATGCTATAGAATAAGTTATTCTCAACTCATTAAACTCAATGAACACAACTTATTTATAACCATCAAAATGATTCTTCTAgacttaaaagataaaaaaaaatgttatcttTCCTCATTCTCTAAGCT is drawn from Impatiens glandulifera chromosome 3, dImpGla2.1, whole genome shotgun sequence and contains these coding sequences:
- the LOC124931148 gene encoding uncharacterized protein LOC124931148 is translated as MDLWSIYLNNANPTPLLLRNTAPEIPITYNFRKTLSYRLDTARIFGIRDSKRNNVCKHRSIALRAIGKKNHDDSSSSSSGNNDNSNAEDDMKQEDASVEDKKSKEETPNSKTLDWREFRASLFSREQVEAIRLGSPEQDGNHQQSKPLGLKWAHPISSPESGCVLVATEKLDGVRTFERTVVLLLRSGTRHAQEGPFGVIINRPLHKKIRHMKPSNLDLATTFADCCLNFGGPLEASMFLSKTGEKTKLAGFEEVIPGLCFGARNSLDEAAGLVKKGVLKPQDFKFFVGYAGWQLDQLREEIESDYWYVAACSADMIFGAVQNSSQETLWEEILQLMGGHYSELSRKPKQDM
- the LOC124933087 gene encoding probable apyrase 7 codes for the protein MVLNRISELFSAAKSHLSSTKPSNRPSISPEISSAHSYSFTGYEPKTYMRISSSLQDFSTYNRLDPEEANHVLDVSLNHAKQSHPPLPRGNLGSSFSKHKSLQTTPLARRKWVRVITVALCLLLAALFVFGFKLYYTNWSQATSKFFVVLDCGSTGTRVYVYQASMNQKSEGELPITLTSLPKALRRKPNSQSGRAYNRMETEPGFDRLVHNVSGLTGAIKPLIKWAEKQIPKNAHKTTSLFLYATAGVRRLSSPDSEWLLNTAWTILKGSSFMCQREWIKTISGMEEAYFGWIALNYHTENLGAVPRKATFGALDLGGSSLQVTFESKDYVNNETSLRLSIGPVSHHLSAYSLSGYGLNDAFDKSVAHLLKKQTEIHKVDPLKGNIKIEHPCLLSGYQEKYLCSLCASIYHEGGSPMNGGKYMVQARKQRIPIQLIGAPKWGECKALAKIAVNLSEWSDLNPGIDCEQQPCALVNNLPRPHGQFHGMSGFFVVYRFFNLSLEATLDDVLEKGQEFCEKTWSIAKKSVAPQPFIEQYCFRSPYIVSLLRDGLHISDTQVSIGSGSTTWTLGVALLEAGKVFSTRMDFRGYKILDMKINPVILFALMFISMIFLLCALSCVGNWTPRFVQRPYIPLFRQSSAPSTSLLHMPSPSWLQRWSANSGGDGKVKTPLSPTTGGSNPKPFGAAHGFGGSAIELAESSSLHPSSTSGVSHSYSSGSLGQMQFNNTGMGSPWTSHRNIMNLQSRRSQSREDLNSSLAELHLAKV